One window of Chryseobacterium sp. JJR-5R genomic DNA carries:
- a CDS encoding phytanoyl-CoA dioxygenase family protein — protein sequence MNKAASNGDLLNLQHYKKTIAENGFTVINSVFSDEEIESIRKIIQDIDTSKETFRKSEDLFAIRQFLKEIPDIKDLIFNDHIKAIIKEIFGGQYAAVKSIYFDKPETSNWYVAYHQDLTVSVDKKLELPGFGPWTTKQNQFAVRPPLDILENIYTIRIHLDDTDKHNGALKVVPGSHAKGIYRPETIDWTIETEEMCSVQKGGIMIMKPLLLHGSNRTTNGNRRRVIHIEFSDRELPEGLNWSERMN from the coding sequence ATGAATAAGGCAGCATCAAACGGAGATCTACTGAATTTACAACATTATAAAAAGACAATTGCGGAAAACGGCTTCACGGTGATAAATTCTGTTTTTTCTGATGAAGAAATTGAAAGTATCCGTAAAATTATTCAGGATATAGATACCTCAAAAGAAACCTTCAGAAAATCGGAAGACCTGTTTGCCATACGGCAGTTTTTAAAGGAAATCCCGGATATTAAGGATTTGATCTTTAATGATCATATAAAAGCTATTATTAAAGAGATTTTCGGGGGACAATATGCTGCCGTAAAAAGTATTTATTTTGATAAACCTGAAACCTCCAACTGGTATGTTGCCTATCATCAGGACCTGACTGTTTCTGTTGATAAGAAGCTTGAACTGCCAGGTTTCGGGCCCTGGACAACCAAACAGAACCAGTTTGCCGTTCGGCCGCCATTGGATATTCTCGAGAATATCTATACGATACGGATCCATCTGGATGACACGGATAAACATAACGGTGCTTTGAAAGTAGTGCCGGGATCCCACGCTAAAGGGATCTACAGGCCGGAAACCATCGACTGGACCATTGAAACAGAAGAAATGTGCAGCGTACAAAAGGGCGGGATCATGATCATGAAACCTTTGCTGCTTCATGGGTCCAACAGAACCACCAACGGAAACCGAAGAAGGGTGATCCATATTGAATTCTCTGACAGGGAACTGCCTGAAGGACTGAATTGGTCAGAGAGAATGAATTGA
- a CDS encoding SecDF P1 head subdomain-containing protein: MKALLRMVLLITSVNLFSQVKEKPVFADREDGFYEVVDYDVQKSALKDLNLSTDIGISTREISTIKKRKNEIDLYVIDIVLTEAGAGKFKKLTKKNIARPIAIVLNRKLISAPLVMNPIPDGKVEISGNFTEEEIDEIINAIKR, translated from the coding sequence ATGAAAGCATTACTTCGAATGGTACTTCTTATCACATCGGTGAATCTGTTTTCGCAGGTTAAAGAAAAACCTGTATTTGCTGACAGAGAAGACGGATTTTATGAAGTCGTTGATTATGATGTACAGAAAAGTGCATTAAAAGATTTGAACTTATCAACCGATATCGGAATTTCAACAAGAGAAATTTCAACCATAAAAAAAAGGAAAAATGAGATTGATCTGTATGTTATTGATATTGTCCTGACAGAAGCCGGTGCCGGGAAATTTAAAAAGTTAACCAAAAAAAATATTGCCAGGCCTATTGCTATTGTACTGAACAGAAAATTAATTTCAGCACCTCTCGTTATGAATCCGATTCCTGACGGAAAGGTAGAAATCAGCGGTAATTTTACGGAAGAGGAAATTGATGAAATTATCAATGCTATAAAAAGATAA
- a CDS encoding dicarboxylate/amino acid:cation symporter — protein sequence MKGQNKLFIAIIIALILGVGIGGLVHVKYPESAAPFSDNIKLLGTVFIRLVQMIIAPLVFTTLVVGIAKMSDIKMIGRVGTKAMLWFISASLVSLFIGLILVNWLEPGHVTKLPIQDAATAEELLKSSKGFSMEDFVKHIIPKSVFEAFATNEVLQIVVFSIMFGIALANLGDEYAQPVVKLFDIIAHGILKMVGYIMWFAPLGVLGAIAAVVATNGFEIFKVYAIYLRDFFFALAMLWLVLLVVGYLILGNRLFELLRRIKEPLLIAFSTTSSEAVFPKLVEELERFGCNNRVVSFILPLGYSFNLDGSMMYMTFASIFIAQIYGIEMTVGQQITMLLVLMLTSKGIAGVPRASLVIIVATCSMFGIPPEGIALILPIDHFCDMGRSMTNVLGNALATSAVSKWEGQLDNHGGNL from the coding sequence ATGAAAGGACAGAATAAACTATTTATAGCCATTATCATCGCATTGATCCTGGGAGTGGGAATCGGCGGACTGGTACATGTGAAGTATCCGGAAAGTGCGGCACCCTTTTCTGACAACATAAAACTGCTAGGAACGGTTTTCATCCGTCTGGTACAGATGATCATTGCTCCGCTTGTTTTTACTACTTTAGTGGTGGGGATTGCCAAAATGAGTGATATCAAAATGATCGGAAGGGTAGGGACAAAAGCTATGCTGTGGTTTATTTCAGCTTCCCTGGTCTCTCTTTTTATCGGTCTGATCCTGGTAAACTGGCTTGAACCGGGGCATGTCACCAAACTCCCGATCCAGGATGCAGCTACTGCGGAAGAACTGCTGAAAAGCAGCAAAGGATTTTCCATGGAAGATTTTGTAAAACATATCATTCCTAAAAGTGTTTTTGAAGCTTTTGCCACCAATGAAGTGCTTCAGATTGTGGTGTTTTCTATAATGTTCGGGATTGCCCTGGCCAATCTGGGAGACGAATATGCGCAGCCTGTGGTTAAGTTATTTGATATTATTGCACACGGAATCCTTAAAATGGTAGGATACATCATGTGGTTTGCACCGCTGGGTGTTTTGGGAGCGATTGCAGCTGTTGTTGCAACCAATGGTTTTGAGATCTTCAAGGTCTACGCCATTTACCTCAGGGATTTTTTCTTCGCATTGGCAATGCTGTGGCTGGTGCTTCTGGTGGTCGGGTATCTTATTCTCGGAAACCGTCTTTTTGAATTGTTGAGGAGAATCAAAGAACCATTACTGATCGCATTTTCAACCACAAGTTCCGAAGCGGTATTCCCGAAACTTGTTGAAGAACTGGAGCGGTTCGGGTGCAATAACAGGGTGGTGTCTTTCATTTTGCCTTTAGGGTATTCTTTCAATCTGGACGGAAGCATGATGTACATGACTTTTGCCTCCATATTTATTGCCCAGATTTACGGCATTGAAATGACCGTAGGACAGCAGATTACCATGCTTCTGGTATTGATGCTGACGTCAAAAGGGATTGCCGGAGTGCCAAGGGCTTCTTTGGTGATTATTGTAGCCACCTGTTCCATGTTCGGGATTCCGCCTGAAGGGATTGCCTTAATTTTACCGATTGACCATTTCTGTGATATGGGAAGAAGCATGACCAATGTACTTGGGAATGCCCTCGCCACGTCTGCCGTTTCAAAATGGGAAGGGCAGCTGGACAACCATGGCGGAAATCTTTAG
- a CDS encoding BON domain-containing protein has product MKKTIAMAALAVAVSFGSVSCKKKVSDADLQTQATTVVTSNPGASVEVKEGVAHLSGTFETQEAKDAMIKQLKAINGIKDVHDMSTVAPAAASMPAPVETQSAVDPAVQQKVKDAVKDIPGVKVETVNGELTLTGNISSSDARKVKESVDALKVGKVNYNYTVNTK; this is encoded by the coding sequence ATGAAAAAAACGATCGCAATGGCTGCACTGGCTGTAGCCGTATCCTTCGGTTCTGTTTCTTGTAAAAAGAAAGTTTCAGATGCTGACCTTCAGACACAGGCTACCACGGTAGTTACTTCCAATCCGGGTGCTTCCGTAGAAGTGAAAGAAGGTGTAGCCCACCTGAGCGGAACTTTTGAAACCCAGGAAGCAAAAGATGCCATGATCAAACAGCTGAAAGCCATCAACGGTATCAAAGACGTTCACGATATGTCTACCGTAGCTCCTGCAGCAGCTTCAATGCCTGCACCGGTCGAAACACAGTCTGCGGTAGATCCTGCCGTACAGCAAAAAGTGAAGGACGCGGTAAAAGATATCCCGGGAGTAAAAGTGGAAACGGTAAACGGTGAGCTGACGCTTACAGGAAACATATCTTCTTCTGATGCCAGAAAAGTAAAAGAATCGGTAGATGCTTTGAAAGTAGGAAAAGTAAATTATAATTATACCGTAAACACCAAATAA
- a CDS encoding SH3 domain-containing protein → MSTLQDKYSGVVSAAQSAGISGLQVQEQDGILYVSGSASNTAAKDAVWNALGAIDSSYSASDINIDVQVSGLTAGAALTVATDESNLNIRQEPSTDAAVVGKVEKGSSVTLVEQTSDDWWKVKTDKGQEGYAYSRYLKA, encoded by the coding sequence ATGAGTACATTACAGGATAAATATTCAGGTGTGGTTTCTGCCGCACAGTCTGCAGGAATCTCCGGTCTTCAGGTTCAGGAACAGGACGGAATTCTTTATGTTTCAGGAAGCGCTTCCAATACGGCTGCCAAAGATGCAGTCTGGAATGCCCTTGGAGCTATTGATTCTTCATACTCTGCTTCCGACATCAATATTGATGTGCAGGTTTCAGGCCTTACTGCTGGTGCAGCCCTTACCGTAGCCACTGATGAATCCAATCTGAACATCAGACAGGAACCTTCCACAGATGCCGCTGTTGTAGGCAAAGTTGAAAAAGGATCTTCCGTGACGCTGGTAGAACAGACTTCAGACGACTGGTGGAAAGTAAAAACCGACAAAGGCCAGGAAGGATATGCCTACTCAAGGTATCTGAAGGCATAA
- a CDS encoding VOC family protein, with protein MKLTSLRIITRNIRQSVQFYEKAIGIKAQWYTEDFAEIPAGSVILAIGSTRTMKMFSENLTEMPGYKSAIIEFLVDDVDQEYERIKTITNDIVQTPVTMPWGNRSLLFCDPDGNLINFFTPVSEEAIKKFS; from the coding sequence ATGAAACTAACCTCATTAAGAATTATCACCCGGAACATCCGGCAGTCCGTCCAGTTTTACGAGAAGGCCATTGGAATAAAAGCCCAATGGTATACAGAAGATTTTGCTGAGATCCCGGCAGGTTCTGTTATATTGGCCATAGGAAGCACCCGTACCATGAAAATGTTCAGCGAAAATCTTACCGAGATGCCCGGTTATAAAAGTGCCATCATAGAATTTCTTGTGGATGATGTCGATCAGGAATACGAGAGGATCAAAACAATTACGAATGATATTGTCCAGACACCTGTTACGATGCCCTGGGGCAACCGGTCGCTTCTCTTTTGCGATCCTGATGGAAATTTAATTAATTTTTTCACGCCGGTAAGTGAAGAAGCTATTAAGAAATTCAGTTAA